From the genome of Orcinus orca chromosome 5, mOrcOrc1.1, whole genome shotgun sequence, one region includes:
- the CLCN2 gene encoding chloride channel protein 2 isoform X1, with product MAAAAAAAGAAAAEEGMEPRALQYEQTLMYGRYTQDLGAFAKEEAARIRLGGPEPWRGPPSPRAAPELLEYGQSRCTRCRICTVHCHKFLVSRVGEDWIFLVLLGLLMALVSWAMDYAIAACLQAQQWMSRGLNTNLLLQYLAWVTYPVVLITFSAGFTQILAPQAVGSGIPEMKTILRGVVLKEYLTLKTFVAKVIGLTCALGSGMPLGKEGPFVHIASMCAALLSKFLSLFGGIYENESRNTEMLAAACAVGVGCCFAAPIGGGQSGVLFSIEVTSTFFAVRNYWRGFFAATFSAFIFRVLAVWNRDEETITALFKTRFRLDFPFDLQELPAFAVIGIASGFGGALFVYLNRKIVQVMRKQKTINRFLMKKRLLFPALVTLLISTLTFPPGFGQFMAGQLSQKETLVTLFDNRTWVRQGLMEELEPPGTSQAWNPPRANVFLTLVIFILMKFWMSALATTIPVPCGAFMPVFVIGAAFGRLVGESMAAWFPDGIHTDGSTYRIVPGGYAVVGAAALAGAVTHTVSTAVIVFELTGQIAHILPVMIAVILANAVAQSLQPSLYDSIIRIKKLPYLPELGWGRHQQYRVRVEDIMVRDVPHVALSCTFRDLRLALHRTKGRVLALVESPESMILLGSIECSQVVALLGAQLSPARRRQYMQEHRAARTSSPSDQESPPSPETSLLFQVNTEDSGFPAARGETHKPLKPALKRGPSNTMNLKESPTGNMEQAGIALRSLFCGSPPPEPASELEKSEKCDKRKPKRVRISLASDSDLEGEMTPEEILEWEEQQLDEPVNFSDCKIDPAPFQLVERTSLHKTHTIFSLLGVDHAYVTSIGRLIGIVTLKELRKAIEGSVTAQGVKVRPPLASFRDSATSSSDTETTEVHALWGPRSRHGLPREGSPSDSDDKCQ from the exons atggcggcggcggcggcggcggcgggggcggcggcggcggaggaagGGATGGAGCCACGGGCGCTGCAGTACGAGCAGACCCTG ATGTATGGCCGGTATACTCAGGACCTTGGGGCCTTTGCCAAAGAGGAAGCTGCTCGGATCCGTCTGGGAGGGCCCGAGCCCTGGAGGGGTCCACCTTCCCCTCGGGCTGCCCCAGAGCTTCTGGAATACGGACAGAGCCGTTGCACCCGATGCCGTA TCTGTACTGTACACTGCCATAAGTTCCTAGTGTCCAGGGTTGGTGAAGACTGGATCTTCCTGGTCCTGCTGGGGCTCCTCATGGCACTGGTCAGCTGGGCCATGGACTATGCCATCGCTGCCTGCCTGCAGG CTCAGCAGTGGATGTCCCGGGGCTTGAACACTAACCTCTTACTCCAGTATCTGGCCTGGGTCACCTACCCCGTCGTCCTCATCACTTTCTCTGCTGGATTCACACAGATCCTGGCTCCTCAGGCTGTCG GGTCCGGCATCCCCGAGATGAAGACCATCTTGCGGGGAGTGGTGCTCAAGGAATACCTCACCCTCAAGACCTTCGTAGCTAAGGTTATTGGGCTGacctgtgccctcggcagtgGGATGCCCCTCGGCAAAGAG ggcccTTTTGTGCATATCGCAAGCATGTGTGCTGCTCTCCTCAGCAAGTTCCTCTCCCTGTTTGGGGGCATCTATGAG AATGAATCCCGGAACACAGAGATGCTGGCCGCCGCCTGTGCCGTGGGAGTGGGCTGCTGCTTTGCGGCACCCATTGGAGGTGGGCAGTCAg GTGTGCTCTTCAGCATCGAGGTCACCTCTACCTTCTTCGCTGTGCGGAACTACTGGCGGGGCTTCTTTGCCGCCACCTTCAGTGCCTTCATCTTCCGGGTCTTGGCAGTCTGGAACCGTGATGAAG AGACCATTACGGCTCTCTTCAAAACCCGGTTCCGGCTTGACTTCCCCTTCGACCTCCAGGAGCTGCCGGCCTTTGCTGTCATTGG TATTGCAAGTGGCTTCGGGGGAGCGCTCTTTGTCTACCTGAACCGGAAGATTGTCCAGGTGATGAGGAAGCAGAAGACCATCAACCGTTTCCTCATGAAGAA ACGCCTGCTCTTCCCGGCTCTGGTGACCCTGCTCATCTCTACTCTGACCTTCCCCCCTGGCTTTGGACAGTTCATGGCCGGACAG CTCTCACAGAAAGAGACACTGGTCACCCTGTTTGACAACCGGACGTGGGTCCGCCAGGGCCTGATGGAGGAGCTTGAGCCACCCGGAACCTCACAGGCCTGGAACCCACCACGCGCCAACGTTTTCCTCACCCTGGTCATCTTCATTCTCATGAAG TTCTGGATGTCTGCACTGGCCACCACCATCCCAGTGCCCTGCGGGGCCTTCATGCCTGTCTTTGTTATTG GAGCAGCATTTGGGCGTCTGGTGGGCGAAAGCATGGCTGCCTGGTTCCCAGACGGGATTCACACAGACGGCAGCACTTACCGGATCGTGCCTGGAGGCTATGCAGTGGTGG GAGCGGCTGCGCTGGCAGGAGCAGTGACACACACAGTGTCCACGGCCGTGATCGTGTTCGAGCTCACAGGCCAGATCGCCCACATCCTGCCTGTTATGATCGCCGTCATCCTGGCCAACGCCGTTGCCCAGAGCCTACAGCCCTCGCTCTATGACAGCATCATCCGAATCAAGAAACTGCCCTATCTGCCTGAGCTGGGCTGGGGCCGCCACCA GCAGTACCGGGTGCGAGTGGAGGACATCATGGTGCGGGATGTTCCCCACGTGGCCCTCAGCTGCACCTTCCGGGACCTGCGGTTGGCACTGCACAGGACCAAGGGCCGCGTGCTGGCCCTAGTAGAGTCCCCTG AGTCCATGATCCTCCTGGGCTCCATCGAGTGCTCACAGGTGGTGGCATTGCTGGGGgctcagctgagcccagcccgCCGGCGGCAGTACATGCAGGAGCATCGAGCTGCCCGGACCTCTTCCCCCTCCGATCAGGAGAGTCCCCCCAGCCCTGAGACCTCCCTCCTCTTCCAG GTGAACACAGAAGACTCGGGCTTCCCTGCAGCACGGGGGGAGACTCACAAGCCCCTGAAGCCTGCTCTCAAGAGGGGGCCCAGCAACACCATGAACCTCAAGGAGAGTCCCACAG GGAACATGGAGCAGGCAGGCATCGCCCTCAGAAGCCTCTTCTGTGGCAGTCCGCCCCCCGAGCCTGCTTCAGAG TTGGAGAAGTCGGAAAAATGTGACAAACGCAAGCCGAAGCGGGTCCGAATTTCCTTGGCG aGTGACTCGGACCTGGAAGGCGAGATGACCCCTGAGGAG ATTCTAGAGTGGGAGGAGCAGCAACTAGATGAACCTGTCAACTTCAGCGACTGCAAAATTGACCCTGCCCCCTTCCAGCTGGTGGAGCGGACCTCTTTGCACAAG ACTCACACCATCTTCTCACTGCTGGGAGTGGACCATGCTTACGTCACCAGTATTGGCAGACTCATTGGAATTGTCACCCTAAAGGAG CTCCGGAAGGCTATCGAGGGCTCTGTCACAGCACAGGGTGTGAAAGTCCGGCCGCCCCTTGCCAGCTTCCGAGACAGTGCCACCAGCAGCAGTGACACAGAGACCACTGAGGTGCATGCACTCTGGGGGCCCCGCTCCCGCCACGGCCTCCCCCGGGAGGGCAGTCCTTCTGACAGCGACGACAAGTGCCAGTGA
- the CLCN2 gene encoding chloride channel protein 2 isoform X2, translating into MAAAAAAAGAAAAEEGMEPRALQYEQTLMYGRYTQDLGAFAKEEAARIRLGGPEPWRGPPSPRAAPELLEYGQSRCTRCRICTVHCHKFLVSRVGEDWIFLVLLGLLMALVSWAMDYAIAACLQAQQWMSRGLNTNLLLQYLAWVTYPVVLITFSAGFTQILAPQAVGSGIPEMKTILRGVVLKEYLTLKTFVAKVIGLTCALGSGMPLGKEGPFVHIASMCAALLSKFLSLFGGIYENESRNTEMLAAACAVGVGCCFAAPIGGVLFSIEVTSTFFAVRNYWRGFFAATFSAFIFRVLAVWNRDEETITALFKTRFRLDFPFDLQELPAFAVIGIASGFGGALFVYLNRKIVQVMRKQKTINRFLMKKRLLFPALVTLLISTLTFPPGFGQFMAGQLSQKETLVTLFDNRTWVRQGLMEELEPPGTSQAWNPPRANVFLTLVIFILMKFWMSALATTIPVPCGAFMPVFVIGAAFGRLVGESMAAWFPDGIHTDGSTYRIVPGGYAVVGAAALAGAVTHTVSTAVIVFELTGQIAHILPVMIAVILANAVAQSLQPSLYDSIIRIKKLPYLPELGWGRHQQYRVRVEDIMVRDVPHVALSCTFRDLRLALHRTKGRVLALVESPESMILLGSIECSQVVALLGAQLSPARRRQYMQEHRAARTSSPSDQESPPSPETSLLFQVNTEDSGFPAARGETHKPLKPALKRGPSNTMNLKESPTGNMEQAGIALRSLFCGSPPPEPASELEKSEKCDKRKPKRVRISLASDSDLEGEMTPEEILEWEEQQLDEPVNFSDCKIDPAPFQLVERTSLHKTHTIFSLLGVDHAYVTSIGRLIGIVTLKELRKAIEGSVTAQGVKVRPPLASFRDSATSSSDTETTEVHALWGPRSRHGLPREGSPSDSDDKCQ; encoded by the exons atggcggcggcggcggcggcggcgggggcggcggcggcggaggaagGGATGGAGCCACGGGCGCTGCAGTACGAGCAGACCCTG ATGTATGGCCGGTATACTCAGGACCTTGGGGCCTTTGCCAAAGAGGAAGCTGCTCGGATCCGTCTGGGAGGGCCCGAGCCCTGGAGGGGTCCACCTTCCCCTCGGGCTGCCCCAGAGCTTCTGGAATACGGACAGAGCCGTTGCACCCGATGCCGTA TCTGTACTGTACACTGCCATAAGTTCCTAGTGTCCAGGGTTGGTGAAGACTGGATCTTCCTGGTCCTGCTGGGGCTCCTCATGGCACTGGTCAGCTGGGCCATGGACTATGCCATCGCTGCCTGCCTGCAGG CTCAGCAGTGGATGTCCCGGGGCTTGAACACTAACCTCTTACTCCAGTATCTGGCCTGGGTCACCTACCCCGTCGTCCTCATCACTTTCTCTGCTGGATTCACACAGATCCTGGCTCCTCAGGCTGTCG GGTCCGGCATCCCCGAGATGAAGACCATCTTGCGGGGAGTGGTGCTCAAGGAATACCTCACCCTCAAGACCTTCGTAGCTAAGGTTATTGGGCTGacctgtgccctcggcagtgGGATGCCCCTCGGCAAAGAG ggcccTTTTGTGCATATCGCAAGCATGTGTGCTGCTCTCCTCAGCAAGTTCCTCTCCCTGTTTGGGGGCATCTATGAG AATGAATCCCGGAACACAGAGATGCTGGCCGCCGCCTGTGCCGTGGGAGTGGGCTGCTGCTTTGCGGCACCCATTGGAG GTGTGCTCTTCAGCATCGAGGTCACCTCTACCTTCTTCGCTGTGCGGAACTACTGGCGGGGCTTCTTTGCCGCCACCTTCAGTGCCTTCATCTTCCGGGTCTTGGCAGTCTGGAACCGTGATGAAG AGACCATTACGGCTCTCTTCAAAACCCGGTTCCGGCTTGACTTCCCCTTCGACCTCCAGGAGCTGCCGGCCTTTGCTGTCATTGG TATTGCAAGTGGCTTCGGGGGAGCGCTCTTTGTCTACCTGAACCGGAAGATTGTCCAGGTGATGAGGAAGCAGAAGACCATCAACCGTTTCCTCATGAAGAA ACGCCTGCTCTTCCCGGCTCTGGTGACCCTGCTCATCTCTACTCTGACCTTCCCCCCTGGCTTTGGACAGTTCATGGCCGGACAG CTCTCACAGAAAGAGACACTGGTCACCCTGTTTGACAACCGGACGTGGGTCCGCCAGGGCCTGATGGAGGAGCTTGAGCCACCCGGAACCTCACAGGCCTGGAACCCACCACGCGCCAACGTTTTCCTCACCCTGGTCATCTTCATTCTCATGAAG TTCTGGATGTCTGCACTGGCCACCACCATCCCAGTGCCCTGCGGGGCCTTCATGCCTGTCTTTGTTATTG GAGCAGCATTTGGGCGTCTGGTGGGCGAAAGCATGGCTGCCTGGTTCCCAGACGGGATTCACACAGACGGCAGCACTTACCGGATCGTGCCTGGAGGCTATGCAGTGGTGG GAGCGGCTGCGCTGGCAGGAGCAGTGACACACACAGTGTCCACGGCCGTGATCGTGTTCGAGCTCACAGGCCAGATCGCCCACATCCTGCCTGTTATGATCGCCGTCATCCTGGCCAACGCCGTTGCCCAGAGCCTACAGCCCTCGCTCTATGACAGCATCATCCGAATCAAGAAACTGCCCTATCTGCCTGAGCTGGGCTGGGGCCGCCACCA GCAGTACCGGGTGCGAGTGGAGGACATCATGGTGCGGGATGTTCCCCACGTGGCCCTCAGCTGCACCTTCCGGGACCTGCGGTTGGCACTGCACAGGACCAAGGGCCGCGTGCTGGCCCTAGTAGAGTCCCCTG AGTCCATGATCCTCCTGGGCTCCATCGAGTGCTCACAGGTGGTGGCATTGCTGGGGgctcagctgagcccagcccgCCGGCGGCAGTACATGCAGGAGCATCGAGCTGCCCGGACCTCTTCCCCCTCCGATCAGGAGAGTCCCCCCAGCCCTGAGACCTCCCTCCTCTTCCAG GTGAACACAGAAGACTCGGGCTTCCCTGCAGCACGGGGGGAGACTCACAAGCCCCTGAAGCCTGCTCTCAAGAGGGGGCCCAGCAACACCATGAACCTCAAGGAGAGTCCCACAG GGAACATGGAGCAGGCAGGCATCGCCCTCAGAAGCCTCTTCTGTGGCAGTCCGCCCCCCGAGCCTGCTTCAGAG TTGGAGAAGTCGGAAAAATGTGACAAACGCAAGCCGAAGCGGGTCCGAATTTCCTTGGCG aGTGACTCGGACCTGGAAGGCGAGATGACCCCTGAGGAG ATTCTAGAGTGGGAGGAGCAGCAACTAGATGAACCTGTCAACTTCAGCGACTGCAAAATTGACCCTGCCCCCTTCCAGCTGGTGGAGCGGACCTCTTTGCACAAG ACTCACACCATCTTCTCACTGCTGGGAGTGGACCATGCTTACGTCACCAGTATTGGCAGACTCATTGGAATTGTCACCCTAAAGGAG CTCCGGAAGGCTATCGAGGGCTCTGTCACAGCACAGGGTGTGAAAGTCCGGCCGCCCCTTGCCAGCTTCCGAGACAGTGCCACCAGCAGCAGTGACACAGAGACCACTGAGGTGCATGCACTCTGGGGGCCCCGCTCCCGCCACGGCCTCCCCCGGGAGGGCAGTCCTTCTGACAGCGACGACAAGTGCCAGTGA
- the CLCN2 gene encoding chloride channel protein 2 isoform X3: protein MAAAAAAAGAAAAEEGMEPRALQYEQTLMYGRYTQDLGAFAKEEAARIRLGGPEPWRGPPSPRAAPELLEYGQSRCTRCRICTVHCHKFLVSRVGEDWIFLVLLGLLMALVSWAMDYAIAACLQAQQWMSRGLNTNLLLQYLAWVTYPVVLITFSAGFTQILAPQAVGSGIPEMKTILRGVVLKEYLTLKTFVAKVIGLTCALGSGMPLGKEGPFVHIASMCAALLSKFLSLFGGIYENESRNTEMLAAACAVGVGCCFAAPIGGGQSGVLFSIEVTSTFFAVRNYWRGFFAATFSAFIFRVLAVWNRDEETITALFKTRFRLDFPFDLQELPAFAVIGIASGFGGALFVYLNRKIVQVMRKQKTINRFLMKKRLLFPALVTLLISTLTFPPGFGQFMAGQLSQKETLVTLFDNRTWVRQGLMEELEPPGTSQAWNPPRANVFLTLVIFILMKFWMSALATTIPVPCGAFMPVFVIGAAFGRLVGESMAAWFPDGIHTDGSTYRIVPGGYAVVGAAALAGAVTHTVSTAVIVFELTGQIAHILPVMIAVILANAVAQSLQPSLYDSIIRIKKLPYLPELGWGRHQQYRVRVEDIMVRDVPHVALSCTFRDLRLALHRTKGRVLALVESPESMILLGSIECSQVVALLGAQLSPARRRQYMQEHRAARTSSPSDQESPPSPETSLLFQVNTEDSGFPAARGETHKPLKPALKRGPSNTMNLKESPTGNMEQAGIALRSLFCGSPPPEPASESDSDLEGEMTPEEILEWEEQQLDEPVNFSDCKIDPAPFQLVERTSLHKTHTIFSLLGVDHAYVTSIGRLIGIVTLKELRKAIEGSVTAQGVKVRPPLASFRDSATSSSDTETTEVHALWGPRSRHGLPREGSPSDSDDKCQ from the exons atggcggcggcggcggcggcggcgggggcggcggcggcggaggaagGGATGGAGCCACGGGCGCTGCAGTACGAGCAGACCCTG ATGTATGGCCGGTATACTCAGGACCTTGGGGCCTTTGCCAAAGAGGAAGCTGCTCGGATCCGTCTGGGAGGGCCCGAGCCCTGGAGGGGTCCACCTTCCCCTCGGGCTGCCCCAGAGCTTCTGGAATACGGACAGAGCCGTTGCACCCGATGCCGTA TCTGTACTGTACACTGCCATAAGTTCCTAGTGTCCAGGGTTGGTGAAGACTGGATCTTCCTGGTCCTGCTGGGGCTCCTCATGGCACTGGTCAGCTGGGCCATGGACTATGCCATCGCTGCCTGCCTGCAGG CTCAGCAGTGGATGTCCCGGGGCTTGAACACTAACCTCTTACTCCAGTATCTGGCCTGGGTCACCTACCCCGTCGTCCTCATCACTTTCTCTGCTGGATTCACACAGATCCTGGCTCCTCAGGCTGTCG GGTCCGGCATCCCCGAGATGAAGACCATCTTGCGGGGAGTGGTGCTCAAGGAATACCTCACCCTCAAGACCTTCGTAGCTAAGGTTATTGGGCTGacctgtgccctcggcagtgGGATGCCCCTCGGCAAAGAG ggcccTTTTGTGCATATCGCAAGCATGTGTGCTGCTCTCCTCAGCAAGTTCCTCTCCCTGTTTGGGGGCATCTATGAG AATGAATCCCGGAACACAGAGATGCTGGCCGCCGCCTGTGCCGTGGGAGTGGGCTGCTGCTTTGCGGCACCCATTGGAGGTGGGCAGTCAg GTGTGCTCTTCAGCATCGAGGTCACCTCTACCTTCTTCGCTGTGCGGAACTACTGGCGGGGCTTCTTTGCCGCCACCTTCAGTGCCTTCATCTTCCGGGTCTTGGCAGTCTGGAACCGTGATGAAG AGACCATTACGGCTCTCTTCAAAACCCGGTTCCGGCTTGACTTCCCCTTCGACCTCCAGGAGCTGCCGGCCTTTGCTGTCATTGG TATTGCAAGTGGCTTCGGGGGAGCGCTCTTTGTCTACCTGAACCGGAAGATTGTCCAGGTGATGAGGAAGCAGAAGACCATCAACCGTTTCCTCATGAAGAA ACGCCTGCTCTTCCCGGCTCTGGTGACCCTGCTCATCTCTACTCTGACCTTCCCCCCTGGCTTTGGACAGTTCATGGCCGGACAG CTCTCACAGAAAGAGACACTGGTCACCCTGTTTGACAACCGGACGTGGGTCCGCCAGGGCCTGATGGAGGAGCTTGAGCCACCCGGAACCTCACAGGCCTGGAACCCACCACGCGCCAACGTTTTCCTCACCCTGGTCATCTTCATTCTCATGAAG TTCTGGATGTCTGCACTGGCCACCACCATCCCAGTGCCCTGCGGGGCCTTCATGCCTGTCTTTGTTATTG GAGCAGCATTTGGGCGTCTGGTGGGCGAAAGCATGGCTGCCTGGTTCCCAGACGGGATTCACACAGACGGCAGCACTTACCGGATCGTGCCTGGAGGCTATGCAGTGGTGG GAGCGGCTGCGCTGGCAGGAGCAGTGACACACACAGTGTCCACGGCCGTGATCGTGTTCGAGCTCACAGGCCAGATCGCCCACATCCTGCCTGTTATGATCGCCGTCATCCTGGCCAACGCCGTTGCCCAGAGCCTACAGCCCTCGCTCTATGACAGCATCATCCGAATCAAGAAACTGCCCTATCTGCCTGAGCTGGGCTGGGGCCGCCACCA GCAGTACCGGGTGCGAGTGGAGGACATCATGGTGCGGGATGTTCCCCACGTGGCCCTCAGCTGCACCTTCCGGGACCTGCGGTTGGCACTGCACAGGACCAAGGGCCGCGTGCTGGCCCTAGTAGAGTCCCCTG AGTCCATGATCCTCCTGGGCTCCATCGAGTGCTCACAGGTGGTGGCATTGCTGGGGgctcagctgagcccagcccgCCGGCGGCAGTACATGCAGGAGCATCGAGCTGCCCGGACCTCTTCCCCCTCCGATCAGGAGAGTCCCCCCAGCCCTGAGACCTCCCTCCTCTTCCAG GTGAACACAGAAGACTCGGGCTTCCCTGCAGCACGGGGGGAGACTCACAAGCCCCTGAAGCCTGCTCTCAAGAGGGGGCCCAGCAACACCATGAACCTCAAGGAGAGTCCCACAG GGAACATGGAGCAGGCAGGCATCGCCCTCAGAAGCCTCTTCTGTGGCAGTCCGCCCCCCGAGCCTGCTTCAGAG aGTGACTCGGACCTGGAAGGCGAGATGACCCCTGAGGAG ATTCTAGAGTGGGAGGAGCAGCAACTAGATGAACCTGTCAACTTCAGCGACTGCAAAATTGACCCTGCCCCCTTCCAGCTGGTGGAGCGGACCTCTTTGCACAAG ACTCACACCATCTTCTCACTGCTGGGAGTGGACCATGCTTACGTCACCAGTATTGGCAGACTCATTGGAATTGTCACCCTAAAGGAG CTCCGGAAGGCTATCGAGGGCTCTGTCACAGCACAGGGTGTGAAAGTCCGGCCGCCCCTTGCCAGCTTCCGAGACAGTGCCACCAGCAGCAGTGACACAGAGACCACTGAGGTGCATGCACTCTGGGGGCCCCGCTCCCGCCACGGCCTCCCCCGGGAGGGCAGTCCTTCTGACAGCGACGACAAGTGCCAGTGA
- the CLCN2 gene encoding chloride channel protein 2 isoform X6, protein MAAAAAAAGAAAAEEGMEPRALQYEQTLMYGRYTQDLGAFAKEEAARIRLGGPEPWRGPPSPRAAPELLEYGQSRCTRCRICTVHCHKFLVSRVGEDWIFLVLLGLLMALVSWAMDYAIAACLQAQQWMSRGLNTNLLLQYLAWVTYPVVLITFSAGFTQILAPQAVGSGIPEMKTILRGVVLKEYLTLKTFVAKVIGLTCALGSGMPLGKEGPFVHIASMCAALLSKFLSLFGGIYENESRNTEMLAAACAVGVGCCFAAPIGGGQSGVLFSIEVTSTFFAVRNYWRGFFAATFSAFIFRVLAVWNRDEETITALFKTRFRLDFPFDLQELPAFAVIGIASGFGGALFVYLNRKIVQVMRKQKTINRFLMKKRLLFPALVTLLISTLTFPPGFGQFMAGQLSQKETLVTLFDNRTWVRQGLMEELEPPGTSQAWNPPRANVFLTLVIFILMKFWMSALATTIPVPCGAFMPVFVIGAAFGRLVGESMAAWFPDGIHTDGSTYRIVPGGYAVVGAAALAGAVTHTVSTAVIVFELTGQIAHILPVMIAVILANAVAQSLQPSLYDSIIRIKKLPYLPELGWGRHQQYRVRVEDIMVRDVPHVALSCTFRDLRLALHRTKGRVLALVESPESMILLGSIECSQVVALLGAQLSPARRRQYMQEHRAARTSSPSDQESPPSPETSLLFQVNTEDSGFPAARGETHKPLKPALKRGPSNTMNLKESPTARMTLPSGPCVWEHREHGAGRHRPQKPLLWQSAPRACFRE, encoded by the exons atggcggcggcggcggcggcggcgggggcggcggcggcggaggaagGGATGGAGCCACGGGCGCTGCAGTACGAGCAGACCCTG ATGTATGGCCGGTATACTCAGGACCTTGGGGCCTTTGCCAAAGAGGAAGCTGCTCGGATCCGTCTGGGAGGGCCCGAGCCCTGGAGGGGTCCACCTTCCCCTCGGGCTGCCCCAGAGCTTCTGGAATACGGACAGAGCCGTTGCACCCGATGCCGTA TCTGTACTGTACACTGCCATAAGTTCCTAGTGTCCAGGGTTGGTGAAGACTGGATCTTCCTGGTCCTGCTGGGGCTCCTCATGGCACTGGTCAGCTGGGCCATGGACTATGCCATCGCTGCCTGCCTGCAGG CTCAGCAGTGGATGTCCCGGGGCTTGAACACTAACCTCTTACTCCAGTATCTGGCCTGGGTCACCTACCCCGTCGTCCTCATCACTTTCTCTGCTGGATTCACACAGATCCTGGCTCCTCAGGCTGTCG GGTCCGGCATCCCCGAGATGAAGACCATCTTGCGGGGAGTGGTGCTCAAGGAATACCTCACCCTCAAGACCTTCGTAGCTAAGGTTATTGGGCTGacctgtgccctcggcagtgGGATGCCCCTCGGCAAAGAG ggcccTTTTGTGCATATCGCAAGCATGTGTGCTGCTCTCCTCAGCAAGTTCCTCTCCCTGTTTGGGGGCATCTATGAG AATGAATCCCGGAACACAGAGATGCTGGCCGCCGCCTGTGCCGTGGGAGTGGGCTGCTGCTTTGCGGCACCCATTGGAGGTGGGCAGTCAg GTGTGCTCTTCAGCATCGAGGTCACCTCTACCTTCTTCGCTGTGCGGAACTACTGGCGGGGCTTCTTTGCCGCCACCTTCAGTGCCTTCATCTTCCGGGTCTTGGCAGTCTGGAACCGTGATGAAG AGACCATTACGGCTCTCTTCAAAACCCGGTTCCGGCTTGACTTCCCCTTCGACCTCCAGGAGCTGCCGGCCTTTGCTGTCATTGG TATTGCAAGTGGCTTCGGGGGAGCGCTCTTTGTCTACCTGAACCGGAAGATTGTCCAGGTGATGAGGAAGCAGAAGACCATCAACCGTTTCCTCATGAAGAA ACGCCTGCTCTTCCCGGCTCTGGTGACCCTGCTCATCTCTACTCTGACCTTCCCCCCTGGCTTTGGACAGTTCATGGCCGGACAG CTCTCACAGAAAGAGACACTGGTCACCCTGTTTGACAACCGGACGTGGGTCCGCCAGGGCCTGATGGAGGAGCTTGAGCCACCCGGAACCTCACAGGCCTGGAACCCACCACGCGCCAACGTTTTCCTCACCCTGGTCATCTTCATTCTCATGAAG TTCTGGATGTCTGCACTGGCCACCACCATCCCAGTGCCCTGCGGGGCCTTCATGCCTGTCTTTGTTATTG GAGCAGCATTTGGGCGTCTGGTGGGCGAAAGCATGGCTGCCTGGTTCCCAGACGGGATTCACACAGACGGCAGCACTTACCGGATCGTGCCTGGAGGCTATGCAGTGGTGG GAGCGGCTGCGCTGGCAGGAGCAGTGACACACACAGTGTCCACGGCCGTGATCGTGTTCGAGCTCACAGGCCAGATCGCCCACATCCTGCCTGTTATGATCGCCGTCATCCTGGCCAACGCCGTTGCCCAGAGCCTACAGCCCTCGCTCTATGACAGCATCATCCGAATCAAGAAACTGCCCTATCTGCCTGAGCTGGGCTGGGGCCGCCACCA GCAGTACCGGGTGCGAGTGGAGGACATCATGGTGCGGGATGTTCCCCACGTGGCCCTCAGCTGCACCTTCCGGGACCTGCGGTTGGCACTGCACAGGACCAAGGGCCGCGTGCTGGCCCTAGTAGAGTCCCCTG AGTCCATGATCCTCCTGGGCTCCATCGAGTGCTCACAGGTGGTGGCATTGCTGGGGgctcagctgagcccagcccgCCGGCGGCAGTACATGCAGGAGCATCGAGCTGCCCGGACCTCTTCCCCCTCCGATCAGGAGAGTCCCCCCAGCCCTGAGACCTCCCTCCTCTTCCAG GTGAACACAGAAGACTCGGGCTTCCCTGCAGCACGGGGGGAGACTCACAAGCCCCTGAAGCCTGCTCTCAAGAGGGGGCCCAGCAACACCATGAACCTCAAGGAGAGTCCCACAG CAAGGATGACATTGCCCTCAGGGCCTTGTGTTTGGGAACACAGGGAACATGGAGCAGGCAGGCATCGCCCTCAGAAGCCTCTTCTGTGGCAGTCCGCCCCCCGAGCCTGCTTCAGAG aGTGA